In the genome of Heliomicrobium gestii, one region contains:
- the hemW gene encoding radical SAM family heme chaperone HemW: MSDHRNITERQNLPERGHALSAAQHLRAGWGVYVHVPFCRSKCAYCDFYSHPADKTFRMAYGNAVIGQMEREAGHWRRRLPSGPATVFFGGGTPTLLPGAAGAQILETLRRCYGLDERRGSAETPAEITIEANPGTVDERELASWAEAGCNRISLGVQAFQPRLLAFLGRRQRLADVTEAVALARKIGIDNISLDLIYGIPGQTLEDWRLSLELALGLAPAHLSLYNLKAEAGTPLAEWMNRGLANPCDEDLEVEMYEAARQILKSAGLAQYELSNFARPGRECRHNLNYWRRGDYLGFGSGAVSAAGLQRWSWPADSSAFVHAFQKGETFLPIEEEGLSALVAAQEAIILGLRTMRGVSLTAVAGEYGLDDTTFEKWHRLSADLSRQGWIDYDGTTISLAPRSYLIANEIMARYLD, translated from the coding sequence ATGAGCGATCACCGGAACATCACGGAGCGTCAGAACCTGCCGGAGCGAGGGCACGCCCTCTCGGCGGCGCAACACCTGAGAGCAGGCTGGGGCGTCTACGTCCATGTCCCCTTCTGCCGCAGCAAGTGCGCCTATTGCGATTTTTATTCCCATCCGGCCGATAAAACATTCCGGATGGCTTACGGAAACGCCGTCATCGGCCAGATGGAAAGGGAGGCGGGCCATTGGCGCCGCCGCCTCCCATCGGGGCCGGCGACGGTTTTTTTTGGCGGCGGAACGCCCACCCTCCTGCCCGGCGCCGCCGGCGCGCAGATCCTGGAGACCCTGCGGCGCTGTTATGGACTGGACGAGCGGCGGGGGAGCGCGGAAACCCCTGCCGAAATCACCATCGAAGCCAACCCGGGGACCGTTGATGAGCGAGAATTAGCTTCCTGGGCCGAGGCCGGCTGCAACCGCATCTCCCTGGGCGTGCAGGCCTTTCAGCCTCGCCTGCTCGCCTTCTTGGGCCGCCGGCAGCGCCTTGCCGATGTGACCGAGGCCGTCGCTTTGGCCCGCAAAATCGGCATTGACAACATCAGCCTCGATCTGATCTACGGCATCCCCGGTCAGACCCTGGAAGATTGGCGACTGTCCCTCGAATTGGCCCTTGGCTTGGCCCCTGCCCATCTGTCTCTCTACAACCTCAAAGCTGAGGCGGGAACGCCTCTGGCTGAGTGGATGAACCGGGGCCTGGCAAATCCCTGTGACGAGGATCTTGAGGTGGAGATGTACGAGGCGGCCCGTCAGATCCTGAAGTCAGCCGGACTGGCACAGTACGAACTGTCCAATTTCGCCCGCCCTGGCCGGGAGTGCCGCCACAACCTAAACTACTGGCGGCGAGGCGACTACCTCGGCTTTGGCAGCGGCGCCGTCTCTGCCGCCGGCCTGCAGCGCTGGTCCTGGCCCGCTGACAGCAGCGCCTTTGTTCATGCCTTTCAAAAAGGCGAAACCTTCCTCCCTATCGAGGAGGAAGGTTTATCGGCGCTAGTGGCGGCCCAGGAGGCCATCATCCTCGGTTTGCGCACGATGAGGGGCGTCAGCCTGACGGCGGTCGCCGGCGAGTACGGCCTGGACGATACAACATTCGAAAAATGGCATAGACTGTCAGCAGATCTCTCCCGCCAGGGGTGGATAGACTATGATGGAACAACGATCTCCCTGGCGCCGCGCTCCTATCTGATCGCCAATGAAATCATGGCGCGCTATCTGGACTGA
- the lepA gene encoding translation elongation factor 4 has protein sequence MGQAQANIRNFCIIAHIDHGKSTLADRILEFTGALTEREMEDQVLDSMDLERERGITIKLQAVRLQYKAKDGQVYTLNLIDTPGHVDFTYEVSRSLAACEGALLVVDAAQGIEAQTLANVYLALENDLEIIPVVNKIDLPSAEPDRVKQEIEDVIGLDASDAILASAKAGIGIEETLEAIVAKVPPPKGDSTSPLQCMIFDSFYDAYKGAISYVRVVEGTVKKGTKIKMMSTGKNFEVTEVGVFTPAPRQVEQLSSGEVGFIVASIKNVKDTRVGDTITDADHPAKEPLPGYRQVTPMVYCGLYPVEGADYEDLRDALDKLRLNDAALIYEPETSVALGFGFRCGFLGLLHMEIVQERLEREFDLDLITTAPNVIYRVNQTDGEVILVDNPTKLPPTQKIETIEEPYVKASIMVPSDFVGAVMELCQEKRGSFINMDYIAGQRVMLIYELPLAEIIFDFFDQLKSRTKGYASLDYELIGYRVSELVKLDILLNGDLIDAFSIIVHRDRAYNRGRALADKLKDLIPRQMFEVPIQAVIGNKVIARETIKAIRKNVLAKCYGGDISRKRKLLEKQKEGKKRMKQVGNVEIPQEAFMAVLSIDK, from the coding sequence ATGGGACAGGCGCAAGCCAACATTCGAAATTTTTGCATTATCGCCCATATTGACCACGGCAAATCGACCCTTGCCGACCGCATCCTGGAATTTACCGGGGCGCTGACGGAACGTGAGATGGAAGACCAGGTCCTTGACTCGATGGATCTGGAGCGGGAACGGGGCATTACCATCAAACTGCAGGCCGTCCGTCTTCAGTACAAGGCGAAAGATGGCCAGGTGTATACACTGAACCTGATCGATACCCCGGGCCACGTGGATTTCACATATGAGGTTTCTCGATCCCTCGCCGCTTGCGAAGGGGCGTTGCTGGTTGTCGACGCTGCTCAGGGCATCGAGGCTCAGACGCTGGCTAACGTCTATCTGGCCCTGGAGAACGACCTGGAGATCATTCCGGTCGTCAACAAGATCGATCTGCCCAGCGCCGAGCCTGACCGGGTCAAGCAGGAGATTGAAGATGTCATCGGCCTGGACGCCTCTGACGCCATCCTCGCTTCCGCCAAGGCCGGCATCGGCATCGAAGAGACCTTGGAAGCCATCGTCGCCAAGGTTCCGCCGCCGAAGGGCGATTCGACGTCGCCGCTGCAGTGCATGATCTTCGATTCTTTTTATGACGCCTACAAGGGCGCCATCTCCTATGTCCGCGTCGTCGAAGGCACCGTGAAAAAAGGCACCAAGATCAAGATGATGTCGACCGGGAAGAACTTCGAGGTAACAGAGGTGGGCGTGTTTACCCCGGCGCCGCGACAGGTGGAGCAACTCTCCTCCGGCGAGGTCGGATTCATTGTCGCCTCTATCAAAAACGTCAAAGACACCCGGGTAGGCGATACGATCACTGACGCCGATCATCCCGCCAAGGAACCGCTGCCTGGCTACCGCCAGGTGACGCCCATGGTCTATTGCGGCCTCTATCCCGTTGAAGGCGCCGATTACGAAGACCTGCGCGACGCCCTGGACAAACTCCGCCTGAACGACGCCGCCCTGATCTACGAACCGGAGACATCGGTGGCTCTCGGTTTCGGCTTCCGTTGCGGCTTTCTCGGCCTGTTGCACATGGAGATCGTCCAGGAGCGGCTGGAGCGGGAGTTTGACCTTGACCTGATCACGACAGCGCCCAACGTCATCTACAGGGTCAACCAGACCGACGGCGAGGTGATCCTCGTCGACAACCCGACGAAACTACCGCCGACCCAGAAGATCGAGACGATCGAAGAGCCCTATGTGAAAGCGTCAATTATGGTGCCTTCCGACTTTGTCGGCGCCGTCATGGAGCTCTGCCAGGAAAAACGGGGCTCCTTCATCAACATGGATTACATTGCCGGCCAGCGTGTCATGCTGATCTACGAACTGCCGCTGGCGGAGATCATCTTTGATTTCTTTGACCAGTTGAAGTCGCGCACCAAGGGCTACGCCTCGCTGGACTATGAACTGATCGGCTACCGCGTTTCCGAACTGGTGAAGCTGGATATCCTCCTGAACGGCGACCTGATCGACGCCTTCTCCATCATCGTTCACCGCGATCGCGCCTATAACCGCGGCCGGGCGCTGGCCGACAAGCTGAAGGACCTCATTCCCCGGCAGATGTTTGAGGTGCCCATCCAGGCCGTCATCGGCAACAAGGTCATCGCCCGTGAGACCATCAAGGCGATCCGCAAAAACGTTCTCGCCAAGTGCTACGGCGGGGACATCTCCCGGAAACGCAAACTGCTGGAAAAGCAAAAAGAGGGCAAAAAGCGGATGAAACAGGTGGGGAACGTGGAGATCCCCCAAGAGGCCTTCATGGCCGTCCTGAGTATCGACAAGTAG